The Sesamum indicum cultivar Zhongzhi No. 13 linkage group LG1, S_indicum_v1.0, whole genome shotgun sequence genome includes a window with the following:
- the LOC105170298 gene encoding serine/threonine-protein kinase D6PKL1, whose amino-acid sequence MEPIPESKPLPRQLPLAAKVTETEKIRRPSNLQGSVELDSPAPAEARNGKKFLPEDEELMPDIVSFKVSSNLFEEIGSTSFHGVSHPPEPVDTDLMTPVYVPIGQNNGDGKCLVKSLSINDPLMEDLSIRVPSIKPSSSFLSPAKNLVEEPNDSVAVSSPFSVPCPSQNAGANLLPDSEEKECIWDASLPPSANVSPHSSIHSTGVGRAMSIVNSCSTYRSDSIMSDGMLSVDRNYENAKGSIRGDSLESTKTSLSRASNSSGLSDDSNWSNITGSTNKPHKGNDPRWKAILAIRARDGTLGMSHFRLLRRLGCGDIGSVYLSELSSTRCFFAMKVMDKGSLASRKKLTRAQTEREILQLLDHPFLPTLYTYFETDRFSCLVMEYCPGGDLHTLRQRQPGKHFSEYAARFYAAEVLLALEYLHMLGVVYRDLKPENVLVRDDGHIMLSDFDLSLRCAVSPTLIRTSAFDSDPSKRGAAFCVQPPCIEPTSACIQPACFLPRIFSQKSKRKSGKLSRADPGVSSGTLPELVAEPTAARSMSFVGTHEYLAPEIIKGEGHGSAVDWWTFGIFLHELLYGKTPFKGSGNRATLFNVVGQQLKFPDSPATSYVSRDLIRGLLVKEPQNRLGVKRGATEIKQHPFFEGVNWALIRCSTPPEVPRPVEAELPMKYGQGDSVGVIGGSKRVMGTDMKSGGKYLDFEFF is encoded by the exons ATGGAACCGATCCCTGAATCAAAACCACTTCCCAGGCAATTGCCCCTTGCTGCTAAGGTGACAGAGACGGAAAAGATCAGACGACCATCCAATTTGCAGGGGTCTGTAGAATTGGATTCACCTGCTCCTGCAGAAGCAAGGAATGGGAAGAAATTTTTGCCGGAGGATGAAGAACTAATGCCCGATATTGTTTCATTTAAAGTCAGCAGCAATTTGTTTGAGGAAATTGGTTCTACTTCGTTTCATGGGGTGAGTCACCCACCTGAACCGGTTGATACAGACCTGATGACGCCAGTCTATGTACCAATCGGCCAGAACAATGGGGATGGGAAATGTTTGGTTAAAAGCCTGTCTATAAATGACCCTCTTATGGAGGATCTTTCAATCAGGGTACCAAGTATAAAACCAAGCTCATCATTTCTTTCCCCTGCTAAGAACTTGGTTGAAGAGCCCAATGACTCGGTGGCTGTCTCATCCCCATTTTCAGTTCCTTGTCCGTCACAAAACGCTGGAGCAAATCTGCTACCAGattctgaagaaaaagaatgtaTCTGGGATGCTTCATTACCTCCAAGTGCCAATGTTAGTCCACATAGTAGCATTCATAGTACTGGTGTTGGTAGAGCTATGAGCATTGTCAATAGCTGCAGCACATATCGTAGTGATAGCATAATGAGTGATGGCATGCTCAGTGTGGACagaaattatgagaatgcGAAAGGAAGCATTCGAGGGGATTCTCTTGAGAGTACCAAAACTAGCCTTAGCCGAGCGAGTAATAGCAGTGGGCTTAGTGATGACAGTAACTGGAGCAACATTACTGGCAGCACAAATAAGCCCCACAAAGGAAATGATCCTAGATGGAAAGCTATACTTGCTATTCGAGCACGTGATGGTACCTTAGGCATGAGCCACTTCAGGTTACTGAGAAGACTGGGCTGTGGGGATATTGGAAGTGTGTATCTTTCTGAGCTGAGCTCTACTCGGTGTTTCTTTGCAATGAAGGTAATGGATAAGGGATCCCTTGCTAGCAGGAAGAAGCTGACCAGGGCTCAGACGGAAAGAGAGATCTTGCAACTTCTTGACCATCCATTCTTGCCAACATTGTACACTTATTTTGAGACAGATAGATTCTCATGCTTGGTCATGGAATATTGTCCTGGAGGAGATTTGCATACTCTGAGGCAGCGACAGCCGGGAAAACACTTTTCAGAATATGCTGCTAG GTTTTACGCAGCTGAAGTTCTATTGGCACTTGAGTACCTTCACATGCTGGGCGTGGTATACAGAGACTTGAAGCCAGAAAATGTCCTGGTCCGCGATGATGGGCACATTATGCTTTCAGACTTTGACCTTTCCCTTAGATGTGCAGTTTCACCAACGCTAATAAGAACTTCTGCCTTCGATTCTGATCCTTCAAAACGAGGTGCTGCATTCTGCGTGCAGCCACCTTGTATTGAGCCAACATCAGCATGCATTCAACCAGCATGCTTCCTTCCCCGAATTTTCTCTCAGAAAAGCAAGAGAAAGTCCGGGAAATTATCACGGGCAGACCCTGGAGTGTCATCCGGTACTCTACCCGAGCTAGTTGCAGAACCTACTGCAGCCCGATCCATGTCGTTTGTGGGGACCCACGAATACTTGGCCCCTGAAATTATCAAGGGCGAAGGCCATGGCAGTGCAGTGGATTGGTGGACATTTGGTATCTTCCTGCATGAATTGCTCTATGGCAAAACCCCGTTCAAAGGTTCAGGAAATCGAGCAACACTTTTCAACGTGGTGGGACAACAACTCAAATTTCCAGATTCACCAGCAACCAGTTACGTTAGCCGTGATCTCATCCGTGGATTGCTTGTCAAGGAGCCACAAAACCGACTAGGGGTGAAAAGAGGAGCAACTGAGATCAAACAGCACCCGTTCTTCGAAGGCGTTAACTGGGCTCTGATACGCTGCAGTACCCCACCGGAGGTGCCAAGACCGGTCGAGGCTGAACTTCCCATGAAGTACGGGCAAGGTGACTCTGTTGGAGTGATCGGTGGCAGTAAAAGGGTAATGGGAACAGACATGAAATCTGGGGGTAAATATCTGGACTTTGAGTTCTTTTAG
- the LOC105170351 gene encoding xin actin-binding repeat-containing protein 2-like, translating into MGCTASKLDNEDTVRRCKERRRLMKEAVYARHHLAAAHSDYCRSLRITPAFPLRPPSSPTSFNLNPQSFPPPPKHHVPTPSPSPSLHPPPPPPPISTASSQHHDRQPPPPIRRKKPVKLPHILSDSSFSSSPPPNHNFTYNARANSTYSSTPSQASSVWNWDNFYPPPSPPTSEYFRQLHNNKNTRTPTDNDNSDDDLYTDNDNDDKASSFTSYSNVRDQGDEYQNPFSSNQGKHFDDRASNYSSYSRYSESDYAKNSVRQGPEAVQKKGPNLKHWESEEEETEREEVQCSEWGDHDHCSSTSTSSDEDEREDLKSRSDFGTRSNFGSVKNEVAAAPANTGSANLNANSKFSSKSEKLSSEDDGKSSVSWGDGNNERANSARRIVVRHKDLAEIVAAIREYFDKAASAGEQVSEMLEIGRAQLDRSFKQLKKTVYHSSGMLSNLSSSWTSKPPLAVKYRFEPSSIDQSSGPKSLCSTLERLLAWEKKLYQEVKAREGVKIEHEKKLSSLQSQEYRGEDESKLDKTKASITRLQSLIVVTSQAVSTTSSAIIGLRDSDLVPQLVELCHGFMYMWRSMNQFHEVQNDIVQQVRGLVNHTNKGESTSDLHRQATRDLESAVSAWHSSFCRLIKFQRDFVRSLHGWFKLTLIPVNSEPTNGNRELSEVFTFCDEWKLALDRIPDTVASEAIKSFINVVHSISLKQIEELKIKKRTETASKELEKKASSLRNIEKKYYHSYSMVGIGLPDTGPDNGHALDARDPLADKKAELATCQRRVEDEMLKHAKAVEVTRAMTLNNIQTGLPGVFQAMTSFSALITEALETVCYRSYAI; encoded by the exons ATGGGTTGCACGGCGTCCAAGCTGGACAACGAGGACACTGTGCGCCGCTGCAAGGAGCGGCGCCGCCTCATGAAGGAGGCTGTCTACGCCCGCCATCACCTCGCCGCAGCCCACTCCGACTACTGCCGCTCGCTCCGCATCACCCCCGCCTTCCCCCTCCGCCCCCCCTCTTCCCCCACCAGTTTCAACCTTAACCCCCAAAGTTTTCCCCCCCCGCCGAAGCATCACGTTCCTACCCCCTCTCCTTCCCCCTCTCTGCACcctcctcctccgccgccTCCCATTTCCACCGCCTCCTCCCAGCATCACGACCGACAACCACCGCCGCCGATTCGTCGGAAAAAGCCCGTTAAACTCCCCCACATTCTCTCAGACTCAAGCTTCTCGTCTTCTCCACCTCCCAACCATAATTTCACTTACAATGCAAGAGCCAATTCAACTTACTCGAGCACTCCTTCTCAAGCTTCTTCAGTCTGGAATTGGGATAATTTCTACCCTCCCCCTTCTCCTCCTACTTCTGAATACTTCCGGCAACTCCACAACAACAAGAACACCAGAACTCCAACGGACAATGATAATTCGGATGATGATCTCTACACGGACAATGATAATGATGATAAAGCCTCAAGCTTTACTTCATATTCCAATGTCCGGGATCAGGGCGATGAGTATCAGAATCCTTTTAGCAGCAATCAGGGCAAGCATTTCGACGACCGAGCATCAAATTACTCGTCATATTCACGGTACTCAGAGAGTgattatgcaaaaaattcCGTGAGACAAGGCCCTGAAGCAGTGCAGAAGAAAGGGCCAAATTTGAAACATTGGGAAAGCGAAGAGGAGGAAACGGAGAGAGAAGAGGTTCAGTGCAGTGAATGGGGAGACCATGATCATTGCAGTAGTACAAGTACCTCGTCCGACGAGGATGAGAGGGAGGATTTGAAGTCAAGATCTGATTTTGGGACAAGGTCCAATTTTGGGTCGGTGAAAAATGAGGTTGCTGCTGCGCCTGCTAATACTGGGAGTGCTAATTTGAATGCAAACTCCAAATTCTCGAGTAAATCGGAGAAGCTATCTTCGGAGGATGATGGCAAGTCTTCAGTCAGTTGGGGAGATGGCAACAACGAGAGGGCGAATTCTGCCAGGAGGATTGTGGTGCGGCACAAAGATTTGGCCGAGATTGTAGCGGCTATCAGGGAGTATTTTGATAAGGCTGCTTCTGCCGGAGAGCAGGTCTCTGAGATGCTTGAAATTGGCAGGGCTCAGCTTGATCGGAGCTTCAAgcaattaaaaa AGACGGTGTATCATTCTAGTGGAATGTTGAGTAACCTGAGCTCCAGTTGGACATCAAAGCCTCCTTTGGCAGTTAAATACCGGTTCGAGCCAAGTTCAATTGATCAGTCCAGCGGTCCAAAAAGCCTTTGTTCAACGTTGGAACGGCTCTTGGCTTGGGAGAAGAAACTATATCAAGAAGTAAAG GCTAGAGAAGGAGTGAAAATCGAGCATGAGAAGAAGTTGTCTTCACTTCAAAGTCAGGAGTACCGGGGGGAAGACGAATCCAAGTTGGACAAGACAAAGGCATCAATAACGAGACTTCAATCTCTGATTGTGGTGACATCTCAAGCTGTTTCAACTACCTCATCTGCTATTATAGGTCTTCGGGACTCTGATCTCGTCCCACAGCTCGTTGAACTTTGTCACGG GTTCATGTACATGTGGAGATCAATGAATCAGTTTCATGAAGTCCAGAATGACATAGTGCAGCAAGTTCGCGGACTCGTTAACCACACAAACAAAGGCGAATCAACGTCTGATCTACACAGGCAGGCAACACGGGATCTTGAGTCAGCCGTATCAGCCTGGCACTCCAGTTTCTGCCGCCTGATAAAGTTTCAAAGGGACTTTGTCCGCTCTCTCCACGGTTGGTTCAAGCTCACGCTCATCCCTGTTAACAGCGAACCAACCAACGGCAACAGGGAACTTTCCGAGGTCTTTACTTTCTGTGACGAGTGGAAACTTGCACTCGACCGCATACCGGATACCGTTGCATCTGAAGCCATCAAAAGCTTCATCAATGTCGTCCATTCAATATCTTTGAAACAAATAGAGGAGCTCAAGATCAAGAAACGAACCGAAACAGCATCAAAGGAGCTTGAGAAAAAAGCTTCCTCTCTCAGGAACATCGAGAAGAAATACTACCACTCATACTCCATGGTCGGCATAGGACTTCCCGATACTGGGCCGGATAACGGCCACGCCTTGGATGCACGAGACCCATTGGCTGACAAAAAGGCGGAGCTTGCCACATGCCAAAGGCGGGTGGAAGACGAAATGCTTAAACACGCAAAGGCCGTGGAGGTGACTAGAGCAATGACACTGAACAACATCCAAACAGGGTTGCCTGGAGTTTTCCAAGCTATGACCAGTTTCTCTGCCTTGATAACCGAGGCTC TCGAGACAGTATGCTACCGCTCTTACGCCATTTAG